One stretch of Candidatus Effluviviaceae Genus I sp. DNA includes these proteins:
- the sprA gene encoding cell surface protein SprA, translating to MGLRRAVTLVLLALSAALAPPRVTAHGEAADPELPAAQTAAVDSLFLLPQELDQGPFLPAAPDTVSEAPAEPVETSVRPEMRPWAGRGVPVKVPFQFFRPWSVGPASIRRGLSPGWTALPSAAPSGAPFERRLAVDLAGRAAIVTRAGTAASFTSYAAPLPEYERAIRGVSARDAWGSTVTRKLKEQSARSSRGLLDIDIPMPLPEPIVRAIGAGANLKVRGSERITFGGRTSYLVDALDQESGPPSKWPQLDMQQQLTVNLEGTIGDKIHVYVDHRSGGTSYGTGKANQIRVRYEGEEDEVLQTIELGEVNLSLPGAEFVSYSGSQEGLFGAKMTAKLGKLDVVGIASKAEGKSAGASFAGTSEADSLTIKDIAYKARTYYAIDSDVLKYANVGLRSVRVYVDDRNGANDLTTGASPGRAYLTAPAGSVPPPTGPSQRGMFDELVELQDYLVDYGSGILEFLSPVNANHVLAVSYVRLDGGAVGGHDGDTLRIKLIKKDDRVAGTPWEPVRLHELKNVYDLGATNIPEDGFALEIRKRTPSGEILDNQDGVPYVRILGLDTHGPGGGGDPDGVVDREWIDFEKGHLFFPHFTPFCPEYDATDFYYAPGGGPDPIYTADELDPKNCAVYSREVFLPGDDVYFLVVKYDRPRTTFYLGQMNIIENSEVVRLNGVALTRGVDYTIYYPAGQLTLLSEEAKQPDARVTVDFDYQPFGIGGEKTLLGVRGLYNWSENVKLGTTWMYQSKGAPEDRPRLGEEPSRTVLGDVNLTATFAPGVLTRIADAVPLVSTDAPSKVTVSAEAAVCVPDPNTKGFVTIDDMEGVKNVNMLGVTRRLWTWASVPAATGVAAEDRMRISWYNPDRKVREGDLHPELTGQEANDIRTVLEIDYDAAAPSSSWAGLMRLLSKTGMDYSRDEFIEVWVHDNGYREGKLLIDLGTVSEDFYPLLAPNGTLDSEDVDQNGFDASEDTGLDRVVGVDGQNVPGDDGDDDYEYTYGTSDYSKINGTERNERLDTEDLNGNWYLDTESRYWEIEIDLSDPTYVVQDNGDLVSGNHWRLYRVPLDRAVPVNGMADWVAVKSARVWLTGLRQGGLPLMIGSMDIVGSQWEADGIRDSTGAVVPEAQMGNMSFRVTAKNTKENADYYPPFAVEINEETGIPEREQSLVLLYENIESGFSGAARKVYYSDDDYTGYESLELFVHGSAGIDPGSVFFVRIGADTVNYYEYSFEVSPGWRQRFGSLSNSLIVPLTSFSDLKLPPFDTADAAEVLGDTTSVKRETFRRVGWPSLSRVRRLMVGVRNAWADSLSRDVSGEIWVDDIRLTNVRKEIGFAERATVNVRMADLAELNVDARFVDRDFHSIKQTRGSGQDNASYNVTGTVNADRFVSALGIAVPVNVVWRRSVSRPRFSTGSDIVLGAEDSDRERTESAERSVAVSFSRKRQSPDFWTHLLMDGLSLRASAAATERRAPTRIDTTGALRGRLAYRYSPERTGMTLYRSTKLFLKPTSFRFGVESQVSRSLSYDVTRSGSQTLRADTHDKKLDADAGVDFQLLDNLSTSHSVTARRDLALQSRPWAGVNIGTETQRQYSNSLSFNPKFGAWLSPQYSFSSTYTDNHGPEVQRAGDPWGVHDLRAQTTQQISASFDLKKIFGVGAPHPPRPEPGREAAGRGERGGPPRPEGEERPDEETPPEEPAPEQPTPEQRQEEEAGPDLRRLLDPVLAFVRNMDAIEGRHTVRWSSRFDRVPPDRVPGWQYRLGLLPGEGADDRTEERSLDLGTGAKLTQDIRLKADYKRSVTGRWYRNTVADSVNLLSATEGVTQTRKATLSWGGIERIGPLKTVFTTVRARSGVEFKSSYSGPENEPTTRGDGLALAPLVSIETTFKNGLSGNLSWERRRSRNYSLRGVGSVTEDEASSTSLALKYRFSAPQGLRLPFFGEKLKFQSNLDCSLTLKTSARVSRTAMDEAGLVLAAPTSSVKDFSIAGDATYSFSRSVSGGLQITFSQSRDEKRDQTRRTIGVHLTAEFKF from the coding sequence ATGGGACTCAGGCGCGCCGTGACGCTGGTGCTGCTCGCGCTGTCGGCCGCCCTTGCGCCGCCGCGCGTGACGGCGCACGGCGAGGCCGCTGATCCGGAGCTCCCGGCAGCCCAGACGGCTGCGGTGGATAGCCTCTTCCTCCTGCCTCAAGAGCTTGACCAGGGTCCCTTCCTTCCAGCGGCTCCGGACACGGTGAGCGAGGCGCCTGCCGAGCCGGTGGAGACCTCCGTCCGGCCCGAGATGCGGCCCTGGGCGGGCAGGGGAGTCCCCGTCAAGGTGCCTTTCCAGTTCTTCAGACCGTGGTCGGTGGGACCGGCTTCGATCCGACGAGGGCTTTCCCCCGGCTGGACGGCGCTTCCCTCGGCGGCCCCTTCGGGCGCTCCGTTCGAGCGGCGCCTCGCCGTTGACCTCGCAGGGCGCGCGGCCATCGTCACCCGCGCCGGAACCGCCGCGTCGTTCACGAGCTACGCGGCGCCGCTGCCGGAGTACGAGAGGGCGATCCGCGGCGTGAGCGCGCGGGACGCGTGGGGGTCCACGGTCACCCGGAAGCTCAAGGAGCAGTCCGCCAGGTCGTCGCGCGGCCTTCTCGACATCGACATCCCCATGCCGTTGCCCGAGCCCATCGTTCGCGCGATCGGCGCGGGCGCCAATCTCAAGGTCCGCGGAAGCGAACGCATCACGTTCGGCGGCAGGACGAGCTACCTCGTTGACGCGCTCGACCAGGAGTCGGGGCCTCCCTCGAAGTGGCCGCAGCTCGACATGCAGCAGCAGCTCACCGTGAACCTCGAAGGCACCATCGGAGACAAGATCCACGTCTACGTTGACCACAGGAGCGGTGGGACGTCCTACGGCACGGGCAAGGCGAACCAGATCCGCGTGCGGTACGAGGGCGAGGAGGACGAGGTCCTTCAGACGATCGAGCTCGGGGAGGTGAACCTCTCCCTGCCCGGCGCCGAGTTCGTGAGCTACAGCGGGTCCCAGGAGGGTCTCTTCGGAGCGAAGATGACCGCGAAGCTGGGCAAGCTCGACGTCGTGGGCATTGCGAGCAAGGCGGAGGGCAAGTCCGCCGGCGCCAGCTTCGCGGGGACCTCCGAGGCCGACTCGCTGACGATCAAGGACATCGCCTACAAGGCCAGAACGTACTACGCCATCGACTCCGACGTGCTCAAGTACGCGAACGTGGGTCTGCGCAGCGTCCGCGTCTACGTGGACGACCGCAACGGCGCCAACGACCTGACCACCGGCGCGTCGCCGGGCCGCGCCTATCTGACGGCGCCGGCAGGCTCCGTCCCGCCGCCGACCGGACCGAGCCAGCGAGGCATGTTCGACGAGCTCGTCGAGCTGCAGGACTACCTCGTGGACTACGGAAGCGGCATCCTCGAGTTCCTGAGCCCGGTCAACGCGAACCACGTGCTCGCCGTGTCGTACGTCAGGCTGGACGGAGGCGCCGTCGGGGGACACGACGGCGACACGCTCAGGATCAAGCTCATCAAGAAGGACGACCGCGTCGCCGGCACGCCGTGGGAGCCGGTGAGGCTCCACGAGCTCAAGAACGTCTACGACCTGGGCGCGACCAACATCCCCGAGGACGGGTTCGCGCTCGAGATCCGGAAGCGCACGCCGTCGGGGGAGATCCTCGACAACCAGGACGGCGTTCCGTACGTGCGGATCCTGGGGCTCGACACGCACGGCCCGGGCGGAGGCGGCGACCCCGACGGCGTCGTTGACCGCGAGTGGATCGACTTCGAGAAAGGGCATCTCTTCTTCCCCCACTTCACACCCTTCTGTCCCGAGTATGACGCGACGGACTTCTACTACGCTCCGGGCGGCGGGCCGGATCCCATCTACACGGCGGACGAACTCGACCCGAAGAACTGCGCCGTCTACTCGCGGGAGGTCTTCCTGCCGGGCGACGACGTCTACTTCCTCGTCGTGAAGTACGACCGCCCGCGCACGACCTTCTACCTCGGGCAGATGAACATCATCGAGAACAGCGAGGTGGTCAGGCTCAACGGCGTGGCGCTCACCCGCGGCGTCGACTACACCATCTACTACCCGGCGGGCCAGCTCACGCTGCTATCCGAGGAGGCGAAGCAACCCGACGCGAGGGTCACGGTCGACTTCGACTACCAGCCGTTCGGGATCGGCGGAGAGAAGACCCTGCTGGGCGTGCGCGGCTTGTACAACTGGAGCGAGAACGTCAAGCTGGGCACGACGTGGATGTACCAGAGCAAGGGTGCGCCCGAGGACCGGCCGCGGCTGGGCGAGGAGCCGTCGAGGACGGTGCTCGGAGACGTCAACCTGACGGCGACGTTCGCGCCCGGCGTCCTCACGCGGATCGCGGACGCCGTCCCGCTCGTGAGCACGGACGCGCCGTCGAAGGTGACGGTCTCGGCCGAGGCCGCCGTGTGCGTGCCGGACCCCAACACCAAGGGGTTCGTCACGATCGACGACATGGAGGGCGTGAAGAACGTCAACATGCTCGGCGTGACCAGGCGGCTGTGGACGTGGGCGAGCGTTCCCGCCGCGACCGGCGTCGCCGCCGAAGACCGCATGCGCATCAGCTGGTACAACCCCGACCGCAAGGTGCGCGAGGGAGACCTGCACCCGGAGCTCACGGGACAGGAGGCCAACGACATCCGCACGGTCCTCGAGATCGACTACGACGCCGCGGCCCCGTCGTCCTCGTGGGCCGGCCTCATGCGCCTTCTCTCCAAGACGGGGATGGACTACTCGCGCGACGAGTTCATCGAGGTGTGGGTGCACGACAACGGGTACCGCGAGGGGAAGCTCCTCATCGACCTGGGGACGGTGAGCGAGGACTTCTATCCGCTCCTCGCGCCGAACGGCACTCTGGACTCGGAGGACGTGGACCAGAACGGCTTCGACGCGAGCGAGGACACGGGGCTCGACCGCGTCGTCGGCGTGGACGGGCAGAACGTGCCCGGGGACGACGGCGATGACGACTACGAGTACACGTACGGAACCAGCGACTACTCGAAGATCAACGGGACGGAGCGGAACGAGCGGCTGGACACCGAGGACCTGAACGGGAACTGGTACCTGGACACCGAGAGCAGGTACTGGGAGATCGAGATCGACCTGTCGGATCCCACGTACGTAGTGCAGGACAACGGCGACCTCGTGAGCGGCAACCACTGGCGGCTCTACCGGGTGCCGCTGGACAGGGCCGTCCCGGTGAACGGGATGGCCGACTGGGTTGCGGTGAAGTCGGCGCGCGTGTGGCTCACCGGGCTCAGGCAGGGCGGCCTCCCGCTCATGATCGGTTCCATGGACATCGTGGGAAGCCAGTGGGAGGCCGACGGCATCCGGGACTCGACGGGTGCGGTCGTTCCCGAAGCCCAGATGGGGAACATGAGCTTCCGGGTCACCGCGAAGAACACCAAGGAGAACGCGGACTACTACCCGCCGTTCGCCGTCGAGATCAACGAGGAGACCGGGATCCCCGAGCGCGAGCAGTCGCTCGTTCTCCTCTACGAGAACATCGAGTCCGGCTTCAGCGGCGCCGCGCGGAAGGTGTACTACTCCGACGATGACTACACGGGGTACGAGTCCCTTGAGCTGTTCGTCCACGGGAGCGCGGGGATCGACCCGGGATCGGTGTTCTTCGTCCGCATCGGCGCCGACACGGTCAACTACTACGAGTACAGCTTCGAGGTGAGCCCGGGGTGGCGGCAGCGGTTCGGCTCGCTCTCGAACAGCCTGATCGTGCCGCTGACCTCCTTCAGCGATCTCAAGCTCCCTCCGTTCGACACGGCGGACGCGGCTGAGGTCCTTGGAGACACGACCTCGGTGAAGCGCGAGACGTTCAGGCGGGTGGGGTGGCCGTCGCTGTCCAGGGTGCGCAGGCTCATGGTGGGGGTGCGGAACGCGTGGGCCGACTCGCTGAGCAGGGACGTGTCGGGCGAGATCTGGGTGGACGACATCAGGCTCACGAACGTCCGCAAGGAGATCGGCTTCGCGGAGCGCGCGACGGTCAACGTGAGGATGGCGGATCTCGCCGAGCTCAACGTCGACGCCCGCTTCGTGGATCGCGACTTCCATTCGATCAAGCAGACGAGGGGGAGCGGGCAGGACAACGCGAGCTACAACGTCACCGGTACGGTGAACGCGGACCGCTTCGTGAGCGCACTCGGCATCGCGGTGCCGGTCAACGTCGTGTGGAGGCGTTCGGTGTCCCGTCCGCGCTTCTCGACCGGGTCCGACATCGTGTTGGGCGCGGAGGACAGCGACCGCGAGCGCACGGAGAGCGCGGAGCGCAGCGTCGCCGTGTCCTTCTCCAGGAAGCGGCAGTCGCCGGACTTCTGGACTCATCTCCTCATGGACGGTCTGTCGCTCCGTGCCTCGGCGGCCGCCACCGAGCGCCGGGCTCCGACGCGGATCGACACGACGGGGGCACTTCGCGGACGGTTGGCCTACCGGTACTCGCCTGAGCGGACGGGGATGACGCTCTATCGGAGCACGAAGCTCTTCCTCAAGCCCACGAGCTTCCGCTTCGGCGTCGAGTCGCAGGTGTCCAGGAGTCTGAGCTATGACGTCACGCGCTCGGGGTCGCAGACGCTCAGAGCCGACACGCACGACAAGAAGCTCGACGCGGACGCGGGCGTTGACTTCCAGCTGCTCGACAACCTCTCCACGTCGCATTCCGTGACCGCGCGGCGCGATCTTGCCCTGCAGAGCCGGCCGTGGGCGGGCGTGAACATCGGGACGGAGACGCAGCGGCAGTACAGCAACAGCCTGAGCTTCAACCCGAAGTTCGGCGCCTGGCTTTCACCTCAATACAGCTTCAGCTCCACGTACACCGACAACCACGGACCGGAGGTCCAGCGCGCGGGAGACCCGTGGGGGGTCCACGACCTGCGCGCGCAGACGACCCAGCAGATCTCGGCCAGCTTCGACCTGAAGAAGATCTTCGGCGTCGGCGCGCCTCACCCGCCCCGCCCGGAGCCGGGAAGGGAGGCGGCCGGCCGCGGGGAGCGGGGCGGCCCTCCGAGGCCCGAAGGCGAGGAGCGACCGGACGAGGAGACCCCTCCGGAAGAGCCGGCTCCGGAGCAGCCGACTCCTGAGCAGAGGCAGGAAGAGGAAGCGGGGCCCGATCTGCGGAGACTCCTCGACCCCGTGCTGGCGTTCGTGCGCAACATGGACGCCATCGAGGGCAGGCACACGGTGCGGTGGAGCTCGCGATTCGACCGCGTGCCGCCGGACCGAGTGCCCGGGTGGCAGTATCGCCTGGGCCTCTTGCCCGGCGAGGGAGCGGATGACCGCACCGAGGAGCGGTCTCTCGACCTGGGGACCGGGGCGAAGCTCACGCAGGACATCCGTCTCAAGGCCGACTACAAGCGTTCCGTGACCGGGCGATGGTACAGGAACACCGTTGCCGACTCGGTGAACCTCCTGTCGGCGACCGAGGGTGTGACCCAGACCCGCAAGGCGACGCTGTCGTGGGGGGGCATCGAGAGGATCGGTCCGCTCAAGACGGTGTTCACGACCGTTCGCGCGCGCAGCGGCGTCGAGTTCAAGTCATCGTACTCGGGGCCCGAAAACGAGCCGACGACGAGAGGCGATGGGCTCGCCCTTGCGCCGCTCGTCTCGATCGAGACCACGTTCAAGAACGGGCTTTCGGGGAACCTGTCGTGGGAGCGCAGGCGCTCGAGGAACTACAGCCTGCGCGGAGTCGGGTCCGTCACCGAGGACGAGGCGAGCTCCACAAGCCTCGCCCTCAAGTACCGGTTCTCCGCGCCGCAGGGTCT
- the lptG gene encoding LPS export ABC transporter permease LptG, protein MTTLDGYILRRTLVPLALVFAAFVGIFVLVDLFDHAHTFIDNNTPPTVVLLYYVYFAPYIMVLTAPVAMLLATLLAFGALTRSNELTAMKGSGLSLYRAFLPVVVLAATLSALSLLVAETVVPIATRQRIEIHENHIRKRPSSAFRSDVIYMWPDGSTLLAKRFDLRRGLLEEVTVQQFDTDLRPCARFDAASGTWEDGRWVLRDVRLRRFSAEAESTAVFGALVLPADGPAPRDLSTRQLKPEELGYADLKAHIERLRVSGVHPGDLPVQLALKLSFPFVTLIMTLLGAPMAAGARRGGFALAFAAALAISFVYYGVLQVGNVLGREGMLPPALGAWLANILFAGIGVAILVKTPK, encoded by the coding sequence ATGACCACGCTCGACGGCTACATCCTGCGCCGCACCCTCGTGCCGCTGGCGCTCGTGTTCGCCGCGTTCGTCGGCATCTTCGTCCTCGTGGACCTCTTCGACCACGCACACACGTTCATAGACAACAACACGCCGCCGACGGTGGTTCTTCTCTACTACGTCTACTTCGCGCCCTACATCATGGTCCTCACGGCGCCCGTCGCCATGCTGCTCGCGACGCTCCTCGCGTTCGGGGCGCTCACGCGCTCCAACGAGCTCACGGCAATGAAGGGCTCCGGCCTGTCGCTCTACCGGGCCTTCCTTCCCGTGGTCGTGCTCGCCGCGACGCTCTCAGCGCTCAGCCTGTTGGTGGCCGAGACGGTCGTGCCCATCGCGACGAGACAGCGGATCGAGATCCACGAGAACCACATCAGGAAGCGCCCGTCGAGCGCCTTCCGATCGGACGTGATCTACATGTGGCCCGACGGCTCGACGCTGCTCGCGAAGCGGTTCGACCTGAGGAGGGGACTGCTCGAAGAGGTGACGGTCCAGCAGTTCGACACGGACCTCCGCCCGTGCGCGCGCTTCGACGCAGCCTCCGGCACGTGGGAGGACGGGCGCTGGGTCCTCCGCGACGTCCGGCTCAGGCGCTTCAGCGCCGAGGCGGAGTCGACGGCGGTGTTCGGGGCGCTCGTTCTCCCCGCGGACGGCCCGGCGCCGCGCGACCTCTCGACGAGGCAACTCAAGCCGGAAGAGCTTGGCTACGCGGATCTCAAGGCGCACATCGAGAGGCTCCGGGTCAGCGGAGTGCACCCCGGCGACCTCCCGGTGCAGCTCGCTCTCAAGCTCTCGTTCCCTTTCGTCACGCTCATCATGACGCTTCTGGGCGCCCCCATGGCCGCGGGCGCCCGCCGCGGAGGCTTCGCGCTGGCCTTCGCAGCCGCGCTGGCCATCTCGTTCGTGTACTACGGAGTTCTTCAGGTGGGCAACGTCCTCGGCCGCGAGGGGATGCTTCCCCCCGCTCTCGGCGCGTGGCTGGCCAACATCCTCTTCGCGGGCATCGGCGTGGCGATCCTCGTCAAGACCCCGAAGTAG
- a CDS encoding LptF/LptG family permease has protein sequence MTILTRYVLRSHIAPAAAGLAIFYFVLSMDFIVDYLQLFIGRGVPGPAVLEAFGLSLAWMTVLAVPMAVMVAVLTTFGRLAQDNEITAAKASGVHVLTLMTPVLVAATLVAVGLFHFGNHALPEANHRLKSLLVSIHRMRPLATIQPGVLTELPAGYTIIVDRADPRTSEIFRARMYRLEGGEPVQIIVAARGRVVSSADSDVLTLELWDGEIHNVDREDPTRYNRLVFAKHVINVEGASAELVRGEEARRGDRELSLAELRERIVTHQKDLDAARTRAVFSLETYVGSLLDAADAGGTQRARVDIERQRAQATRAAQAALRAVQSEMGKARKLEVECHKKLSVPVACIVFVLLGAPIGIRARRGGVGIGAGIGILFFLIYYLFLIGGEQLGDRGLVSPFWAMWAPNVLFGGLGVFLTLFTVLEWRIRLVGNVLDFVLRVPTGARRGAGSAA, from the coding sequence GTGACCATTCTCACGCGATACGTGCTGCGCTCGCACATCGCCCCCGCCGCCGCGGGGCTTGCCATCTTCTACTTCGTTCTCTCCATGGACTTCATCGTGGACTACCTTCAGCTCTTCATCGGAAGGGGCGTGCCGGGGCCGGCCGTCCTCGAGGCCTTCGGGCTCTCCCTCGCCTGGATGACCGTCCTCGCCGTGCCCATGGCCGTCATGGTCGCCGTCCTGACCACCTTCGGTCGCCTGGCGCAGGACAACGAGATCACGGCCGCCAAGGCCAGCGGCGTGCACGTCCTGACGCTCATGACGCCCGTGCTCGTTGCCGCGACGCTGGTCGCCGTGGGGCTCTTCCACTTCGGGAACCACGCGCTTCCTGAGGCCAATCACAGGCTCAAGTCGCTCCTCGTGAGCATCCACCGGATGCGGCCGCTGGCCACCATCCAGCCGGGCGTGCTGACGGAGCTTCCGGCGGGCTACACGATCATCGTCGACAGGGCCGATCCACGAACCTCCGAGATCTTCCGCGCCAGGATGTACAGGCTCGAGGGCGGAGAACCCGTACAGATCATCGTCGCCGCCCGCGGGCGCGTTGTTTCCTCCGCGGACAGCGACGTGCTGACTCTGGAGCTGTGGGACGGCGAGATCCACAACGTCGATCGCGAGGATCCGACGAGGTACAACCGACTGGTATTCGCGAAGCACGTGATCAACGTGGAGGGCGCCAGCGCCGAACTCGTCAGAGGCGAAGAGGCCCGCCGCGGAGATCGAGAGCTCTCTCTCGCCGAGCTGCGCGAGAGGATCGTGACGCACCAGAAGGACCTCGATGCGGCGCGCACGCGAGCCGTCTTCTCACTGGAGACGTACGTCGGCTCGCTTCTCGATGCGGCCGACGCGGGAGGCACGCAGCGGGCGCGCGTGGACATCGAGCGACAGCGCGCGCAGGCCACGCGTGCCGCCCAGGCGGCGCTCAGGGCCGTGCAGAGCGAAATGGGCAAGGCGCGCAAGCTCGAGGTGGAGTGTCACAAGAAGCTGTCCGTCCCCGTCGCGTGCATCGTGTTCGTGCTTCTCGGCGCCCCCATCGGCATCCGCGCGCGACGCGGCGGCGTCGGCATCGGCGCAGGCATCGGCATCCTCTTCTTCCTCATCTACTACCTGTTCCTCATCGGAGGCGAGCAGTTGGGCGATCGGGGGCTCGTGAGCCCCTTCTGGGCCATGTGGGCGCCGAACGTGCTCTTCGGCGGGCTCGGCGTGTTCCTGACGCTCTTCACGGTGCTGGAGTGGAGGATCCGCCTGGTCGGCAACGTCCTCGACTTCGTCCTCAGAGTTCCCACGGGGGCCCGCCGCGGCGCCGGGAGCGCCGCATGA